The window ACTTTTCTGTTCAATTCCCCTCTCAGGTTAGGTTTTATTAGTTCCATGCTACAATCTTTTGAGAGATACTTTGTCTTATACGCAATATTCAGCAAACCTGTGGGAGACAATTAAAGCAGGGGCGGGTTAGATGTGATGGCAGTATGTCATAACCCCAGGTGCAAAGTTTTGCTAGCTGTCACAGGTAGACACACaccctcatcttcctcttctccttaaTATAATGGAGGTATGTGATGGGGATCGACCAGGATTGGGGTTGAAACACAAGCCTTTCCCGCAGGTCTCAACACCAACTTTGCATCAGCAATCATGGAAGGAATATCCTTGAAAGTTGTCTTATTGTCATAACAAATGATAACCAGCAATTCTCCAGATGTAcaattttatctttctttcttgcgTGTGAGCGTTCCACAGATTTGATGAGGAGCCACATATTACCTGCTGTCATTATTCCAGCAGTAGCACTTTGTTCTTCAGACTTCTGAAAAGAATCTACAATGCGTTTTACACAAACTAACgtatttatcatttattcaaCTGCGAGCTGGAACGTTTTCTTTAATAATTGATTTGTGTTTAACATTTGAGAACATCAGGATGTGCAGTGAAAGCTAAAGGGGCAAAGAAAAGTACAGaatatgctaaaaaaaaaaacaaaaacatctctctcacacacacaaacacacacacacacttcacgtTGTTGGTTGTCTTGGAGCCTCAGATTGTTGTTCCATGAAAAATCAGGAACCCCCCCGGTGCTtcaccaccaacacacagaacatcaacacaaagcactgaggagaatgaagaaAGCTCATAGTGTCCTACATTGTAGCTGCTCCCGTAATCCGCATGGGCAGAATTTTTCATTTCCACCTGGACGTTGGCCAATCCAGAGGATTTCTCAGCTGCTGACAGCATTACATTGCCCAGATGAGAGGGTGTATTCTTCCATTATGGCTAGTCCTACAAAGGATATGGCTATACCAATGAGACGAACATGTATTTCTCTGTTATTAGTGAGACAAGAAGTGTGAAAATAGTGAGCTTTGTTCACCTCCATCAATGTTTAAAGCAGTTTCCTTTTTAAGAATCATGAATGAAGAATGGTGCATGACCTTGGCAGGCTTACGCTCCACTCTGACTTCATCACTAATGCAGTGCATCAATATTTTGATCCAACATGCTTTAACTATTCAAGCAACTGTTTATCTATTCTTTCACATCACTGAGTTGCTGCTTTAACTGGCACACGCCTGGAACTTGTTCATTGTTTTATTGGGTGCAAAATGACATTCAACCACATGGCAGAAACTTAAATGGGCACTGCACGTGAAAGTGACTTttaaaacaatgacagcaaacacatttttttctttttcttgtgttccTCATTGTCTGTGCTGCTAGAAAAGTTTGAATTGTCCACAAGCAAAAGCACATATGGTTCTCACAAAAGGCCATTCACCATTGAAACAAAGCATTaagtacttttgcttttttttttaactacataATGTGCTGCCAATGGACAAAAATCATGAgcagaaaaaagcaagaaaatacaTTGTCTACAGGAAAGACATTTCTTGagtttacattaaaacattgtTAACAAAGACATTCAAAAGAGGAACAATCACAACAAGTTGGTGACATGTCCAACAAGTCCTCACTTTTATAACATTCTGTGCTGTCCAGTCACCTAGTGCATCATATCTGCATCTTTTCTATTCTATGTCTAACTGCAGTGTTTAAGCTTTTTAATGGCTTTTCAACTAGTGCCTACTCAGTAAGGAAATTCAACacggacagaaaaaaaaagaaatttaacgTCTTTGTTGCCTCTTTTACTTTGTTTCCTTGCGAGGCTCCAGCACCAGGCTTGATAccagcattttactgtttatgaagaacaaacagcattttaacaaATGTCCACCACAACATTAAGGACTAACAGAAGCTGCAAAAGAGTCAATTTATTCAGTAAGCTGTGGAAAAAACCCCacatttttttagaaaatatatATCCATGGATCAAAACTATTCTTTCTGTTCAGCGAGAGGCAATTAAGACCATCTGATAGCGACATTCATAAAGTCCATAGAGTGCTGCTCTAATTTGACATCCCCTCTACACCAGTCTCTGCTCATTCATAAACACAGTTAATTACTACCCAGATGAGGAATTAAGGATTGTCCTTGAAGGTCAGGCCCAGTCCCTGCCCCCACTGGGCACTAGGCTGGCATCCACTGCTCTGTTACGCCAATCCCGGGCATCTGTCCGACATCGCTGTTAACCTGAGCAGAGCCAGCCCGTCTATAAAGCTGTTTGGGATATGGCAGCTGCTCAAGGGGCAGAGAGGTATTAAGCATAGAttacaagaatgaaaatgtcctccctccctcataATCTCTCGTCTTTTAACACGCAAGACAAACCATAAACATACACAcgcgtgcagacacacacacacacacgcgtgcgtGCTCTTATGTAATGTTGTCAGTACTTTGCATTGGCTTGTTTGGATGCACCACAAGCACACGGTGTATTGAGAGAAAGCATGCTCTGTCCCTTCTCAAATAACTCCCGTTCAcctctttctgctgtgttgtctCAAATTAATCGAGGTGAGGGTTGTTCTTGTCCACCTTGTACTCATGAGCATCCACCTGATTTCGCTGCACCCCTGGTTTGGCGCCTCATTGCTCGTTAAACAGCGAGGAAACTCACAGAATCTAGTACTCTACCACTTAAATCAGGAATAGTGTTCCACAGCACATCAAAGCCTGTTTGAGCCGTTTGAGCACATTCACCACGAATACAGTGCAGCATTGTCAGTCGAAGGAATGCAACCAAAAACAGACATCTTCAAAGGGGTGTCAAATGAAAGCTGATCTGCTGAAGAGACAACACACATTGACAGTAGGTTGTATCATTACAGTAAACTGATGCAACAGGATACCTTCTTCAGATGGGCAGACTAATTTCAAGTCTCCTGTAATGTCCTCAGGGTTCAACTCGAATGGACACATCAGCATGTGAGTCCAATAAATAGGGAGTCTTTGAACAGTCAGAGcttataaatatgtaaaaatgttgtaCTATACCCTTTCCTGTGGGACTTGACTGAGGCAACAGTCAGAATACTCAGCTTCTCAATCCCAGTGGCATTACTGGATTTCCTCTTGTCAGAGCCTTTAGGAATCAAAAGCACGATCTTCACAGATCTCCAGAGCAGCTTTACTTGCACCACCAAACACTTCCACATTTGCATCAATCCAAGGGACCACATTGCCCGGCATGTAGGCCGAGCAGTTGGCCAGACCCATGATGTCGACGGGCCGCAGTACTCGGTCCCACATGTTGAACTGGCTCAGCTCGCCCACAAAGGCCTGGGTGGCGTCAAAACGGCCTCCGACTATGTCCTTcatggagaaacagaaaatgagtttATCCGTTAACATCTGAAGGAAAAGTAAACAgaatgtaattaaaatgaatcaatTCTGTTTGATATTCATCAAACTGCCAAACGAGTCTGAATATTTTTCCGTGTGCTGTCACTTTAAATATTGAAGTGTTGTGCAGTCTCCAATATTGTGCAACATGCAGCAATCTCACCTTGTGTGAATGActgcaacataaaaaaacacaggcCTCCCTAGGCTCCAGACTAAGGCAGCATGACTGGATGATTCTCTGTGCACATTATTCATACGTCATGTGTATACATGGTGCTGTCATGGAGCTAACCACTAGAATAACCCGTGAATGCAGCTCCCAAGGGCATAAAGGTTTAGTTTAGAGATAGATGAATGAGGTAATGCTGAAAGGGCCACGATAGCGTGAGAAGAGACTCTCTGCCTCATCTCCCCTTGCTCCCTTCTCTGTGCCTCGGGCACTGCACTCAGGGGCAAATACACACCGAgaggaagaacacacacacattcttgaatacacacacacacacacacacacagagcttttcttttctgcctaAACTTCTGCACTGCTCTCACCTGCTCCTGGCCCAGGATGATCACCCCTCCAGGTTTAATTGGGTGCCAGGGGGCCAGGTTGTCCCCAGTGCCCAGGCGCTCGCCATCCTGGTAAGCCTCCCAGAAACCATCTCTTGTCGTCCAGGTGATGCAGATGTGGTGCCAGCGGCCGTCACTTACTgacagagggagctgagccACCTGGTCAGGACAAGAGGTGAGCGGCATGAGGGCAGGGAGGAAAGAGCAAAGAGGGGGCAAGATAAGTCAGGAGAGGTTTGAGCTTAAGTGTGGCACATTACAAACAAGGATAGCAATTAGAGGGGCTAGGGCTTCAAAGAGACAGCCCTCTGCAGAGAATTCTCCAGATGAGCCAGTGCGACGCATAAAATTTAGATTACCCAGGTGACATCAAGGGATAGAACATCCTTCAAAGCAGTCAGGTAGCTAACAGCAAAACAGTGTCCTGTTATGCTTTCACGCTTTGTTCATAGATCAAAGATAAACAACTGGTTATTTTACCAACCAGTGACATCATAGTCCTCTGAGGATACAGTGCAACATGTGAAATTGTGTGCGCGTAACTCATTAGGCATTTCCTTATGAGCCTACAGAATTACTTCACACCCACATGTTGCTGCAGACAAATATAAAGCTTAAAAGATGTGAGGagacactgtaaaataaaattaaagtcGCTTGCAATCACAGAGGCAATTGACCTGGTTAAGGATACCAGGTGGTATCTTTAAAGCCACTGGGACTACACTGGCAGCATTATTATAAAGTCTCTCCAAGTTGGAGAATTCTTACTgtctaaatgaaaaataaattgtggTCAAATACTCTGCAGCACATATACAGTCAACATATTAAAACACCATATTCACAGGGAATACACTTGTATGCCTCACTCATCTTCATTTAAATTACTTCACATGAGGTCAAACCATACAATAATAAAGTCATTACTATAAATTTGCCAGTACCCAGGAACTGGTGCCTAAAAGTAATGCAGCTGTTGGTGGGTGCATCTATGCTTCTCCtgctataaaatgtcaaaatgtctgctgtgaaaatggcccatgatttattttacttatggtccaaaagacattttgtgctTCAGTTCTAGAAGGGTGTAGATAAGGTTCTGCAGATAAGAAATGTTATTAGGTAAAATAATATGCTATTACAAGGTCATACAAGAGGAGAAGTCAGCAAAGTATCTGCTTCCAACAAAGagtgataaaacaaaatgatttcacaTGCATGATGTCAAAGAAACACATGAATTTTGAAAGCTATTTGGGCAATTCTGGAATAATCCAGAATAATTTGCCCAGAATTGCTTGAGGATTTTGCCAAATTTGCAAAACAGTCTTCCAGATAACACCAGATTTACAACCATCAGATTATGTGCCCACTTGCCAAAAAGACATTTCATGTTGTACAAGACCAGTTGAATCCATTGCAGATTAAACTCCTGGCAGCCACATTTGATCAGAAAATGGAGATGCCATATGTTTTACTTGATTTGAACACTGGAGaaaaaagtttctttctttaaaaaagagaCTGACTAACCTGACAAAGAGGTTAGATTATAACAGTAAAGATCCTCTCTCGGCGTAGCCACCCACGAATATAAAATACAGACAATGCTGCACTTTTTAATACTGTCGAAACAGTTCCCTGCTTCCCTCTTGGTATGCAACCAAATGAACAGCATAAACAATGTGCCCCAGTGGACCCTGTTATCACTGCGAACAAGTTCAGCGCATGGATGTGCTGCTGCACATACACTAATCATATTCACAAGCCTTGTTTCACTATCcatcttgctctctttttctcagtcCATTCCCTACTCCAACTCAAGTGTGTtatgacttctttttttccaggcaTCTTCTGATCTTTCGctcttctcccccctctctcttctcagcATTCTATCACCTCCAACGCTCTGCAGCTTTTCTATTTCCTACCCCtttccctcattttctctctcatagTCTCATCCCTTTCTCCCACCAtctttctctcatctgtctgaCTTGAACACATGTATAATGCATGGTGAAGGGAAAGCTGTGAGGAGACCTGCCTGTGCCAATAACACCCCAATGTAAACAAgccagtggaagaaaaaaaaaatcctctctaGTGCAGCAACATTTTACCAGAGAAACCCACAAATGCAGCATTACACTGCTGCAGAAGCAACGGTGTCACCACAAAAACTTTCttccatttaaaacaaaatgctctCAAATATTGAATATGCTTTTCCCCAATTTGTTATCCTTTATGTAAATTAAAATCCTGTTAGTTGACTAAAAGCTTAGAGTGTGTGATATAGTGTATACAGATAATAAAGTAGACCAGGCCTTCGAATGAGCACACATGGCAGTGTAGGTTCTCTAATGAATTACTGTTATTCTTGGGTGTGTGTGGAATGTGGGTCAATGATATTAAATGTTTATAAGGtgcaaaattaaatattcagagCTGATGGTCAATGATTCTCCTCTCGACTGTATCATTATTGTGGTCGCATGAACACATACAGTGACTATATGCTTGCCTCACACCACAGACCTGACCAGCACGAACATATTCAGGTCTTCTTTGCGTTTAATGAACATCATTGTGATCTACATTCGCTACCATCGTTGCAGCTAGGAGTGCTGCCAGGCAAATAATAAGCAAGTCTGAGCTTCTGACTCAAGTGCATCTTTTCTCGTAAGAAAATAATTAGGAGCAGAGTGAAAAAATCAGAGTTACTATcaacaaataattaaagaaCAGTATGAAGAAAGGCACCACTTTCTCATTATGGACATACCTTATCATTGACTAGTAGCTCAATGGGGTTGTTCCCCCATTCGATGAGGACAATCTCATTGGCCTGGCCTGGCACGCCGTAAGAGAATGGAGTTCCTATGCCGGGACTAGCACTGGACTTgagccacatgcacacagtgaagGCGTACATTTCTGGGAGGCTCTTCTTTATGCGTCCATACAGGTAGTTGGTACGAAGAGGGAGGGACACCTTGAAGTCCTCGGGCGACTTGAAGGCATTATTACCTGTTGATAAGCACATATGGccatatgtttaaaatgttggTGTCTTATAATTTCAATCAAGAGAAATTTACTCTCTGTTCttctgctgatgatgatgctcAAGACTAGCAGGAAGCCTCTGAGGACACTGATGTGAATAAATACATTGAAAGGCGAAGAAGAGGAAGGATGCTGACTGCTAGCAAAGTAAACATAAGGCAAAGTAATAATGGATTAGGGTGATGGTAAAGGTCTACCAGCCACTTCTAATATCACTTCAGAAACCAAAACCTACAAGAGTTTACTGCTATGCTTTCAGCTAAATGGTCACATCAGGATGTTGACATGCTCAGAATAATAATGTTAGAATGCTGACAgatataatgtttaccatgttaaCTATCTTAGTTTGACATGCTGGCATATTATCATTTGTTAATTAACACtaagctgatgggaatgtcattagttttacaATTATTTAGTCATTAACCAAACTAGAATTTTAACCTTTTAATAGTGCCAGTTGAATAATCAGCAGATACCATGAATACCTGTACTAAATTTCATGACAAGACATAATAAAAGCTcttgaaatatatttataagcccaaaattaaaaatttgtaATAAGTCAGTCATTAGGACTGATTCTCTATGTGCCAACAATTTATTCACTCATTGTCAACATATTTCAGTCAGGACCAAAATggtggacagactgacagataGACGGACATCCCTGGAGCCATGCCTCCAGCATGGCTACAAGTACAAAACTTACTATGGTTGTTATGTTCAGGCTCCCATGTTACTGCTTTAGTTTGACTATGGGGTTCATATTGGAGTTGTGGCCAAATGCATCACAGCTGATAAATGATGTGGCTGCTGGTCAGTTAAAGAAAGATTACAGGACTATTAAAATTCAAAAGATTctgaataaagaaatgaatgacATGAACAAGAGTAAACATTGGTGCATGGTCTTGCTTCCtcaagagaaggagaagaagagagagaagcttgCTGAAAgtttaaagagaaaattaaaataaaacgaGAGAAAAGGGATTGcgaaaatcacacacactgctttgcACTGGGTTTGCAAGGAAACATGTTGCATATTTTAAAGAGATTGAACCACAGTTTTATCTGTGTTGATCAGAGTATTTGAGGCTTAGCTACTGTTCAAACCACTGCTTGCATTGTGCAGCTGTAATACTGAATGAACGGTTCACAACGTGGGACCATGCAGCATTTGTCCACAAAGAACCAGTTGAACAACTCTGACAAACAAACtcaacacagaagaaaaggaagacagaCTATcgtgtaaataaaaaatgtcctCTGCCACTATCTCTGAGCTCCTCATACTGTTCCTCTACAAGCTTTGGCTCAATCTTCTAAGGATCACGGGGTGCCAGTATTCTTTTTCCCATTATTCTTTATTGTAAGCCCAGATAAGGGAGACAACCAGAGCATGTTACAAATTCATTGTAGGGCTATCATGGGCAGAGAAATCCTCACATTTccagctgacaaaacaaaacaaaacaacaccgCAAATTCCAGCTTCAAAATCCACTGAAGAATTAAATCATCACCTCTCTGGCAGAGTCTTGACTTAAATTGTATTTAATGAAGCTCACAAAGGTAGTATTTATTGTGGGGGTATGGTATTCACTCATTGTATTGTACAGGAGGATGTGCTGCTATGCCTACGTCCTTCAATGTGAGCAATTAAATTCGGTTAAACCTTGTATCCTCAAGCAGCCGGTGACTGAATCGACTCAGTCTTGGGGGACATGGGCCTACAGGAAATGTCCAGTGAGCGAAATAATCTTCTAAAATAATTTTCCTTTGGGTAGAGATGTTTTGCATTATTTGGATGTCTACCATCAAAGTGATACCCTGGAGTGTGGACATCCCTCCGATACTTCTTAAACTAATTAAGCATTCAGTGTTGCTTTCCAAGCCTTATTTCCAAGACCAGGAGCTGCTCCGAGAATAGCTCTggcaaaaaaagataaaactgtgTTGTGAGGTTTTTTTCCTAGCATCATCAGAAATTTGCACAGGGATTGGCTAATTACCGTTAAATCtaccagacaaaaaaaaaaaagcacccaTTGTTTCACTTACTTTTCTCAAGCTCGGTGATCCTCTCCAGGAGGGAATTGAGAGTGCTCTCGGTGCGTTGGCGGTGGGCCGCTGTTTCGTTGTAGAGCTggctcttctcctcctccagctcggCCACCTTCCGGAGGAGCTGGGTCTCCAGCGCTCCCAGACGCTGCCGCAACAGCTCCCGCAGCTCCGGCGGCAGGGGTGTCAATGCCGAGACACCTCCAGCTGACACGTTTGTGCTGGGGAGACGCAAACTCTGCTGCTGGGAGGCAGAGTGGGAAAGAAGCAGGGAAGAGCAGAAAcgaggatggatggatagatagatagatagatagatagatagatagatagatagatagatagatagatagatagacgGATAGATAGAT of the Scatophagus argus isolate fScaArg1 chromosome 16, fScaArg1.pri, whole genome shotgun sequence genome contains:
- the nptx2a gene encoding neuronal pentraxin-2a, with product MLILVAGLLYLVSGRTVRSQDATGSRFVCNAIPPGAEPGCGYGPTGNRVQSSSPVEDELRNTIIQLRETILQQKETIVSQQGTIKELNSKLARCEAAADESSQSKSRGQGSRRKEYGKNTMGDLPRDPSETIDQLGKTMQSLKGRLENLEQQSLRLPSTNVSAGGVSALTPLPPELRELLRQRLGALETQLLRKVAELEEEKSQLYNETAAHRQRTESTLNSLLERITELEKSNNAFKSPEDFKVSLPLRTNYLYGRIKKSLPEMYAFTVCMWLKSSASPGIGTPFSYGVPGQANEIVLIEWGNNPIELLVNDKVAQLPLSVSDGRWHHICITWTTRDGFWEAYQDGERLGTGDNLAPWHPIKPGGVIILGQEQDIVGGRFDATQAFVGELSQFNMWDRVLRPVDIMGLANCSAYMPGNVVPWIDANVEVFGGASKAALEICEDRAFDS